AGCTATCTGAAGGCCCTTTCCAGGCGGCAGATTATTCATTATATTCCACGGAAAGAGGTTCCGGTTATTACTTTTCTGGAAGAACGATTGGAAGATAAGAATCTCCTGATCGCCCAGGACCGTTACAACTTCAGAAAGGAGCGTTATGAGAAACGCATCAGGGAGATGCTTCGTTATGCTTCCTCCGGAACCATTTGCAGGAACCAGTTTCTGTTGAGCTATTTTGGTCAGTTTGACACCCCGCGCTGCGGACGCTGCGATGTATGCAGGGATGAGGAACAACTGCAGCCCGGCAGTGATGAGTTTAAGGCTATTGTTGAAGTCATAGCCACTCGGCTTTCGGAGCATCCGCTTTTTCTGGACGAACTGTCGCAACAGACCGGTGTGGATCCAAGGAAAGTGGCCAGGGTGACAGAATGGCTGGTGGACCAGGGGAAAGTTTCCCGCAAGAAGGACCTGAGCTTCATCTGGAAGGTTTAGTCTGTCCGGTTTTCACTCTTTTATCTATCTTTGTCCCATGCAGGAAGAAGCTACTCCGGTTCATAATTTTGTTTACTCCCCGGAAATGGTGGAGTTTGTCAGGGCGGCCAATGCTTTCTGTACCTTCCTGGAACAGTTGCAAGGCAGCGAGGGAAGGGAATTTATGAAGGTCTCGCTTGAGCATCTGTCCACGGTGTACTCCACCTTTTTATTCACCGGTGAAACCGAACCGGTCATGGAATCTCCCGCTGAACCTACGGTCACAGAACAGGAGTGGTCGGCCCTGTTTCAACGGGTCTCCCTGATCCTGGGCCCGCACAATGACATACTCCGCATGGCCAGGGAGGAGGAGTATGACCGTTCCGAACTGGTGAATCATACCATTTCGGAGGATGTGGCCGACCTGTACCAGGAGCTCCGGGATTTTATCTACAGCTATAGTCTGGGGATGGAGGAGTTGATGAATGATGCTGCCTGGGAGCTGAAAGTAAGGTTTAATGAACACTGGGGGGCAAAATTACTACGGGCCCTGCAGGCGCTGCATGAATTATACGTGTCGGGTGTTGATCCTAATGAAAAAGAGTGATGTTTCAAAGTGAGATAAGTAAAGAGGAGGTGGCAGCATTGGAACTGATCCAGTATGAGGGGCCCATTTATCTGATCGACTCCAGAAAGGCTTTTGAGCAGGAGATCGGGCAAATTGCCCGGCAGCCGGTTCTGGGATTTGATACGGAGACCAGGCCCTCCTTTAAGAAGGGCAAGTTCTATCCCACTTCACTTATCCAGATATCATCACTGGATCGGGCGTGGATCCTGCGGGTGAACCGGATCGGCTATCCGGGGAAGCTCCTGGATCTGCTTTCCGGGGAGATTCCCCTGAAGATTGGCCTGGGCCTGCAGGATGATCTGAGAAGACTTCGGGCCGACTTTCAATTTGAACCCAAGGGGTTCCTGGATCTTCAGCAATATGTGCAGGCCTTCCGGATTGACGAAAAGGGATTAAAAAAAATTAGCGGGATCGTGCTGAACAGGCGCATATCAAAATCACAACAGGTATCTAACTGGGATGCAGATGTATTAAGCGAGGCCCAGTTGCGCTATGCTGCCACAGATGCCTGGATTTGCCTGATGATATACAACAGTCTGAGGGCATCCATAGAATAAGAAGATGAGCGAGCGAACAAGAATCATATTGAAATCGGGCAAGGATCAGTCTCTCAGAAGATTCCATCCCTGGGTATTTTCCGGTGCTATCAAAAAGATACAGGGGGCCGCCCGGGAGGGTGAACTTGTTGATGTCTACGACAATCATGATGAATTTCTGGCTTCGGGACACTATCAGCAGGGCTCCATCGCGGTACGGGTGATCAGTTTTGAAACGGTGGTGACAGACCAGGATTTCTGGGACCGGAAGATTAGTAATGCCTGGAGGCTGAGGGAGAACCTCGATCTGACAGGCAGTTCCCGGACCAATGTTTTCAGGTGGATCAATGCAGAGGGTGACGGGATGCCCGGCCTTATCGTGGATTATTATGCCGGGGTGGCCGTAATTCAGATGCACTCCATTGGGATGTTCCGGAACCTGGATGCCATCGTGGAGTCCCTGAAAAGGGTGGCAGGGGAAAAGTTGCATACCATCTATAACAAGAGTGAAGCAAGCCTGCCTGATAAGCCGGGAGTTTCGGGGAAGTCCGGCTTACTTTTGGGTAAACACGAGCATGGAGAGGTGCTGGAGAATGGCTACCGTTTCCGGGTGAACTGGGTAGAGGGCCAGAAAACGGGTTTCTTTATTGACCAGCGCGAAAATCGCCTCCTGGTTGGCAACTACTCTGAAGGGCGAAAAGTGCTTAATATGTTTGGATATACGGGAGGATTCAGCATTTATGGCCTGGGGGGAGGCGCCCGGCTGGTCCATAGCGTGGACAGCAGCGGGAAGGCCATCGACCTGACCAGGGAGCATGTCGGGATAAACTTTGCGGGCGATACCCGCCACCAGGCTTTTGCCGTGGATGCTTTCAGCTACTTTAAGGATATGAAGGAATCCTACGACCTGGTGATCCTCGATCCTCCTGCATTTGCCAAGCATCAGAATGTGCTCAGTAATGCATTACAGGGATATAAGCGTCTGAATCAAAGGGCTTTTGAGGCAATAGCCCCGGGCGGGATCCTCTTTACTTTCAGCTGCTCCCAGGCAGTTAGCCGGGAAAATTTCCGGAAGTCGGTTTTTGTGGCCGCGGCGAATGCGGGGAGGAATGCTCGTATTCTGCATCAGCTTTCTCAGCCACCCGATCACCCGGTCAGTATTTTTCATCCCGAAGGGGAGTATCTGAAAGGGCTGGTTTTGGAGGTGGAGTAACATTTCAAAGATTTGCTCGTCTATAAACTGGCAGCATCTTTAAAAATTTCAAATCTCTTAAAAATGAAAAAAACAGCTTTTCTTAGTCTTGCAATTCTAATGGCACTCTCCTCCTGTGTTATTGATGGATGGAACGAGAGTATATCCGGCAATGGCCGGGTGATTACGGATACCCGCGATATCACTGGTTTTACAGGGGTGCATGTGAGCTCGGGAATCGATGTTTTCCTGAGCCAGGGAAGCAATTTTGAAATAAGTGTGGAGGCCGATGAAAACCTCCAGGATGTGATCCTGACAGAACGGGAGGGAAATATGCTGGTTGTGAAGACGGACCGGGTGAATATCCGGAATGCCAAATCCAAGAAGGTTCATATCAGCCTTCCTGAATTAATCGAGTTAAAGATCAGCAGCGCAGGTGATTGTGTGGGTCAGACCCCCTTTCTTTGCGAGGATCTCCGGCTTTCCATCAGTAGTGCCGGTGATCTGAGCCTGGAGGTGGATGCCCACGAGATAAACCTGGATATTAGTTCAAGCGGAGATGCCTGTCTTTCGGGAAGTGCTGATTTACTGAATGTTAGTCTGAGCAGTGCCGGCGACCTGAATGCCTTTGACCTGATTGCCGCCAGGGTGGATGTGGTCGTCTCCAGTGCAGGCGATGCCCGGGTCCATGCCACGGAAGAAATCTCCATGAATGCTTCAAGTGCAGGAAATATTTATTACAAAGGGGATGCCAGCGTGATACATTCCCACAGCTCCAGCGCAGGGGATATTATCAGGAATTAACCCAGATAGCTTTTGAGGATTTTGCTCCTGGTGGTATGTTTCAGGCGCTTGATAGCTTTTTCCTTTATCTGACGGACCCGTTCCCTGGTCAGATTGAACTCTTCTCCGATCTCTTCCAGAGTATGCGGGTGTTTGCCGTTGAGGCCAAAGTAAAGCCTGATTATGCTGGCTTCCCTGTAGGTAAGTGTGCTGAGGGCCCGCTCAATTTCCTTTCGGAGTGAATCGTTAAGCAGTCCCCGGTCGGGCGAGGGAGTCTCCCCGTTGAGCAATACATCGTACATGTTACCATCCTCTCCGTCCTGAAGCGGAGCATCCATGGAAACGTGCCTTCCGGAACTGCGGATGGCCTCCTTCACATCTTCAGGTGCAAGCTCAAGGGCCTCGGCTATTTCCATAATGGTGGGTTCCCTCTCAAATTTCTGCTCCAGTTCTGCAAAAGTTTTGTTAATCTTATTGATGGACCCAATCTTATTTAGCGGAAGGCGGACAATGCGGGCCTGTTCTGCCAGGGCCTGGAGGATCGATTGCCTGATCCACCATACGGCATAACTGATGAATTTAAAACCCCGCGTCTCATCAAAGCGCTGAGCAGCTTTGATCAGTCCAAGATTCCCTTCGTTAATGAGGTCGGGCAGGCTTAATCCCTGATTCTGATACTGTTTGGATACGGATACCACAAAACGCAGGTTGGCTTTGATAAGTTTCTCCATGGCCGGACCGTCTCCCTTGCGAATCCTGCGTGCAAGCTCCACCTCCTCTTCCGCGGTAATAAGATCCACCTTTCCAATCTCATGCAAGTACTTGTCAAGCGAAGGAGTCTCCCTGTTTGTGACCTGCTTGATAATTTTGAGTTGTCTCATACGCCCATCTACAGAGGTATTAAATCTGTTTGAATATAAATATATTTTTTGGTAGTTCACCATTTTTCTATTAATATTGCAGTGAATTCCATTCTGACGAACACAGGTTCCATTCTGATTAAATTCCAATTTATCTTGATTTAACATATCCTAACAGGATTATTATTTAATTATCTCAAATTATATGTACGATATACTTGAACTGAATAAAAAGCTCCTGGCTGAATTGCGCGATATTGCGAAAGAACTGAAAATTAGGCGAGTCGAATCGTTTAAGAAGCAGGATCTGATTTATAAAATTCTGGATACCCAGGCCATCGTGGTATCAGAAAGTAAATCAGTGAAGAAGGAGATCCCCAGGAAAGAAGGCTCCAGGAGAGATGACTCCAGGAAAGAGAGCCCCCAGAAAGAAAACGAGGCTAAATCTTCAGAGCAGCCTGTCTCCCAGTTAAAAAAACGGCCGGGAAGGCCTAAGAAGGAGAAGAGGAAGGAGCCTGAAGCAGTCCCTGAACCAACAGGAGCCAGAACTTCTGAATCTGCACCCAGGCCCGACGCTCAGAAAGAGCAGAAGGAAGCCCAGCACTCTTCCCAGGAAGACAAATCTTTCAAGAAAGAGGGGGGACGCCGCGATTTTCGCGACCGGGGCAATCGAAATGAACGCAACGAACAACGGGAAAGTGGGGATCGCCCTGAACGCAACGAACAACGGGAAAGTGGGGATCGCCCTGAACGCAATGATCAAAGGGAACGTGGTGAGCGGAGTGATCAGCGCGAACATGGTGAGCGGAGTGATCAGCGCGATCAGCGGACCCAGAAGAAGCGCGAGGTTGATAAATACGATTTCGAAGGTTTGATCACCAATTCGGGGGTGCTTGAGATTATGCCTGACGGTTACGGATTCCTCCGTTCGTCCGACTATAACTACCTGAACTCTCCCGATGATATATATGTCTCCCAGAGCCAGATCAAGCTTTTTGGTTTGAAAACAGGGGATAATGTTACAGGGACTATCCGTCCCCCCAAAGAGGGCGAAAAATACTTCCCTTTGATAAAGGTGGAGTCGATCAACGGACGAAGTCCTGATTTTATTCGCGATCGTGTACCTTTTGATTATCTGACCCCACTGTTTCCAGAGGAGAAATTCACTCTGGTTGGTCAGGGACAGCACAATCTTTCGGTGAGGGTGGTGGACATGTTTGCTCCCATCGGGAAAGGGCAGCGCGGTTTAATTGTCGCACAGCCCAAAACAGGTAAGACCGTGTTGCTGAAGGATATAGCTAATGCTATTGCAGCCAACCATCCTGAAGTTTATATGATCGTACTGCTGATTGATGAACGGCCCGAGGAGGTGACAGATATGGCCAGGAACGTGAATGCCGAGGTGATCTCATCCACCTTTGATGAGCCGGCGGAAAGGCACGTAAGGATTGCCAATATTGTACTGGAGAAGGCCAAACGGATGGTGGAGTGCGGGCATGATGTGGTCATCCTGCTGGATTCCATCACTCGTCTTGCAAGGGCCTACAATACCATCTCACCAGCATCCGGCAAAGTACTCTCCGGGGGTGTGGATGCCAATGCACTGCACAAGCCGAAACGTTTCTTTGGTGCAGCCAGAAACATTGAGGACGGAGGCTCCCTGACCATTCTTGCCACGGCTCTCACAGAGACCGGGTCCAAAATGGATGAGGTGATCTTTGAAGAGTTTAAGGGAACCGGAAATATGGAGCTTCAGCTTGACAGGAAGCTCTCCAACAAGCGGGTATACCCTTCTGTGGATGTCAATCCATCGAGTACCCGTCGCGAAGACCTGCTGCTTGACAAGCCCATGCTTGACAAGATATGGATCCTGAGAAATTATCTCTCCGATATGAATTCGGTGGAGGCCATGGAGTTCCTGCGTGACCGGATAAGCAAAACGGTTTCCAACGAGGAGTTTTTGATCTCCATGAACAGTGGCTGATCCACTCATATAATTTTAAAAAAAAGTGACGGCATCCCCGTCACTTTTTTGTTTGCAGATACATTTCCCGGGAGTTATTTGAAATGATTTTATATTACGGGCTTAGGATAGAAATTAAGCCTAATTTATTAATTTTGGGAGACTTCAATGCAAATAGTTAACTTGTTGTAATATAAATATTTAAGTAAAAATAATATGGCAAAAAAGAAGAATTTTATGACCTGTGATGGTAATTATGCCGCAGCGCATATTGCCTACATGTTCAGTGAGGTGGCTGCCATCTATCCCATCACTCCTTCCTCCAACATGGCAGAACATGTGGACGAGTGGTCGGCAAATGGCAGAAAGAACATTTTCGGAGAGACCGTTAAGGTGGCTGAAATGCAGTCGGAGGCTGGTGCTTCCGGAGCTGTTCACGGATCCTTGCAGAGCGGTGCTCTCACCACCACATTTACTGCATCCCAGGGACTTCTGTTAATGATCCCCAACATGTACAAAATTTCCGGGGAACTGCTCCCTGCAGTTTTCCACGTTTCGGCAAGGAGTCTTGCCGCTCAGGCACTCTCAATCTTTGGAGACCATAGTGATGTAATGACGACACGCCAGACTGGATTTGCCATGTTGGCAACGGGCAGTGTACAGGAGGTCATGGATCTGGCTGCAGTAGCTCACCTGACTTCCATCAAAACAAGGATTCCTTTCCTTCACTTCTTTGATGGTTTCCGTACTTCCCATGAAATCCAGAAGGTTGAAGCACCGGATCAGGATGCCCTGGCCAGCTTGCTGGACATGGATGCGCTGAAAGCATTCAGAGACAATGCACTGAATCCGGAACATCCCGTGACCCGCGGACTGGCTCAGAATCCTGATATCTACTTCCAGACCAGGGAAGCCATTAATAAGTTTTATACCGGAATTCCTGACCAGGTGGCTGAATACATGAAAGAGATCAGCAAACTGACAGGTCGTGAATACAAGCCTTTTACCTATTACGGGGCCAACGATGCCGAGAATATTGTGATTGCCATGGGCTCAGTAACTGAGACCCTGAAGGAAGTTGTAGATCACCTGAATTCCAAAGGTGAAAAGGTAGGCCTTCTTGTTGTTCATCTTTACAGACCTTTCTCAGCCAAGTACTTTATGGATGTACTTCCCAAGTCTGTGAAGCGTATTGCTGTACTGGACCGCACCAAGGAGCTTGGAGCTAATGGTGAACCTCTTTACCTGGATGTTAAGGAACTATTTTACGGTAAAGAAAATGCTCCTGTAATCGTGGGTGGCCGTTACGGTCTCTCGTCCAAGGATACCACTCCTGCCATGATGATCTCTGTTTATGAGAATCTGAAGATGGCAGAACCCAAGAATGGTTTTACAGTAGGTATTGTTGATGATGTGACTTTCACTTCCCTGCCACTTCTTCCCGAAATCTCACTGGGAGCTAAAGGAACATTTGAAGGGAAATTCTACGGACTGGGTTCCGATGGTACCGTGGGTGCCAATAAGAACTCCATCATGATCATTGGTGAATCGACCGACAAGTATTGCCAGGCCTATTTCGCCTATGATTCAAAAAAATCAGGGGGGATCACCACTTCGCACCTGCGCTTTGGTGACAGTCCCATCCGTTCCCCTTACCTGGTGGTCACTCCCGACTTTGTTGCCTGTCATGTGCCTGCTTACCTGGATAAGTATGATATGCTGAAGGGACTGAAAGAAGGAGGGACCTTTCTGCTGAACTCCATCTGGAGTGAAGAAGAAACCATCAAGCATCTTCCCAACAAGATGAAAAAATATATGGCAGAGCACCATATCAATTTCTATGTCATCAATGCCACCAAACTGGCCCAGGAGATTGGGCTGGGTAACCGCACCAACACCATCATGCAATCGGCCTTTTTTAAGATTGCTAATATAATTCCTTATGACCATGCGGTTGAAGAAATGCGCAAGTTTATCATCAAGAGTTTCGGCCGCAAGGGCGAGGAGGTGGTGAAGATGAACTTTGCCGCCGTTGATAAGGGAGGAGATGTTACCAGAATTG
This DNA window, taken from Bacteroidales bacterium, encodes the following:
- the nifJ gene encoding pyruvate:ferredoxin (flavodoxin) oxidoreductase produces the protein MAKKKNFMTCDGNYAAAHIAYMFSEVAAIYPITPSSNMAEHVDEWSANGRKNIFGETVKVAEMQSEAGASGAVHGSLQSGALTTTFTASQGLLLMIPNMYKISGELLPAVFHVSARSLAAQALSIFGDHSDVMTTRQTGFAMLATGSVQEVMDLAAVAHLTSIKTRIPFLHFFDGFRTSHEIQKVEAPDQDALASLLDMDALKAFRDNALNPEHPVTRGLAQNPDIYFQTREAINKFYTGIPDQVAEYMKEISKLTGREYKPFTYYGANDAENIVIAMGSVTETLKEVVDHLNSKGEKVGLLVVHLYRPFSAKYFMDVLPKSVKRIAVLDRTKELGANGEPLYLDVKELFYGKENAPVIVGGRYGLSSKDTTPAMMISVYENLKMAEPKNGFTVGIVDDVTFTSLPLLPEISLGAKGTFEGKFYGLGSDGTVGANKNSIMIIGESTDKYCQAYFAYDSKKSGGITTSHLRFGDSPIRSPYLVVTPDFVACHVPAYLDKYDMLKGLKEGGTFLLNSIWSEEETIKHLPNKMKKYMAEHHINFYVINATKLAQEIGLGNRTNTIMQSAFFKIANIIPYDHAVEEMRKFIIKSFGRKGEEVVKMNFAAVDKGGDVTRIEVDPAWSKLGADANKADGIEIPDFVREVVQPINNLAGDDLPVSAFTGREDGTFPAGTSQYEKRGIAVNVPEWIADNCIQCNQCAYVCPHAAIRPFLIDEEEARALPGGVETIKATGKAFAGLQFKIQVSVLDCTGCGNCADVCPSKTKALEMKPLETQMDEVPQWDHLIKEISYKDTLVDKKQTVKNSQFAQPLFEFSGACAGCGETPYIKLITQLYGDQMIVANATGCSSIYGGSAPSTPYCANENGQGPAWANSLFEDNAEYGFGLATGVNKNRDRIKNKMIAAMDEVKPATKEAFTAWIDSMENMDASKEASANLLTALDNESHAIAEEIKCLKQYLVKKSIWIFGGDGWAYDIGFGGLDHVIASGEDVNILVMDTEVYSNTGGQASKATPVGAVAKFAASGKKIRKKDLGMMAMTYGYVYVAQVSMGASQSQYLKAIREAEAYPGPSLIIAYSPCINHGLRSGMGKTQSQGKSAVDSGYWHLYRYNPVLEEEGKNPFLLDSKEPQWDQFQGFLKSEVRYTSLQKAFPEEAAVLFKSAETNAKWRYDSYVRMASLDFAPKV
- a CDS encoding class I SAM-dependent rRNA methyltransferase — encoded protein: MSERTRIILKSGKDQSLRRFHPWVFSGAIKKIQGAAREGELVDVYDNHDEFLASGHYQQGSIAVRVISFETVVTDQDFWDRKISNAWRLRENLDLTGSSRTNVFRWINAEGDGMPGLIVDYYAGVAVIQMHSIGMFRNLDAIVESLKRVAGEKLHTIYNKSEASLPDKPGVSGKSGLLLGKHEHGEVLENGYRFRVNWVEGQKTGFFIDQRENRLLVGNYSEGRKVLNMFGYTGGFSIYGLGGGARLVHSVDSSGKAIDLTREHVGINFAGDTRHQAFAVDAFSYFKDMKESYDLVILDPPAFAKHQNVLSNALQGYKRLNQRAFEAIAPGGILFTFSCSQAVSRENFRKSVFVAAANAGRNARILHQLSQPPDHPVSIFHPEGEYLKGLVLEVE
- the rho gene encoding transcription termination factor Rho; its protein translation is MYDILELNKKLLAELRDIAKELKIRRVESFKKQDLIYKILDTQAIVVSESKSVKKEIPRKEGSRRDDSRKESPQKENEAKSSEQPVSQLKKRPGRPKKEKRKEPEAVPEPTGARTSESAPRPDAQKEQKEAQHSSQEDKSFKKEGGRRDFRDRGNRNERNEQRESGDRPERNEQRESGDRPERNDQRERGERSDQREHGERSDQRDQRTQKKREVDKYDFEGLITNSGVLEIMPDGYGFLRSSDYNYLNSPDDIYVSQSQIKLFGLKTGDNVTGTIRPPKEGEKYFPLIKVESINGRSPDFIRDRVPFDYLTPLFPEEKFTLVGQGQHNLSVRVVDMFAPIGKGQRGLIVAQPKTGKTVLLKDIANAIAANHPEVYMIVLLIDERPEEVTDMARNVNAEVISSTFDEPAERHVRIANIVLEKAKRMVECGHDVVILLDSITRLARAYNTISPASGKVLSGGVDANALHKPKRFFGAARNIEDGGSLTILATALTETGSKMDEVIFEEFKGTGNMELQLDRKLSNKRVYPSVDVNPSSTRREDLLLDKPMLDKIWILRNYLSDMNSVEAMEFLRDRISKTVSNEEFLISMNSG
- a CDS encoding RNA polymerase sigma factor RpoD/SigA; this translates as MRQLKIIKQVTNRETPSLDKYLHEIGKVDLITAEEEVELARRIRKGDGPAMEKLIKANLRFVVSVSKQYQNQGLSLPDLINEGNLGLIKAAQRFDETRGFKFISYAVWWIRQSILQALAEQARIVRLPLNKIGSINKINKTFAELEQKFEREPTIMEIAEALELAPEDVKEAIRSSGRHVSMDAPLQDGEDGNMYDVLLNGETPSPDRGLLNDSLRKEIERALSTLTYREASIIRLYFGLNGKHPHTLEEIGEEFNLTRERVRQIKEKAIKRLKHTTRSKILKSYLG
- a CDS encoding DUF5063 domain-containing protein, with protein sequence MQEEATPVHNFVYSPEMVEFVRAANAFCTFLEQLQGSEGREFMKVSLEHLSTVYSTFLFTGETEPVMESPAEPTVTEQEWSALFQRVSLILGPHNDILRMAREEEYDRSELVNHTISEDVADLYQELRDFIYSYSLGMEELMNDAAWELKVRFNEHWGAKLLRALQALHELYVSGVDPNEKE
- a CDS encoding 3'-5' exonuclease domain-containing protein 2: MFQSEISKEEVAALELIQYEGPIYLIDSRKAFEQEIGQIARQPVLGFDTETRPSFKKGKFYPTSLIQISSLDRAWILRVNRIGYPGKLLDLLSGEIPLKIGLGLQDDLRRLRADFQFEPKGFLDLQQYVQAFRIDEKGLKKISGIVLNRRISKSQQVSNWDADVLSEAQLRYAATDAWICLMIYNSLRASIE
- a CDS encoding DUF2807 domain-containing protein, with translation MKKTAFLSLAILMALSSCVIDGWNESISGNGRVITDTRDITGFTGVHVSSGIDVFLSQGSNFEISVEADENLQDVILTEREGNMLVVKTDRVNIRNAKSKKVHISLPELIELKISSAGDCVGQTPFLCEDLRLSISSAGDLSLEVDAHEINLDISSSGDACLSGSADLLNVSLSSAGDLNAFDLIAARVDVVVSSAGDARVHATEEISMNASSAGNIYYKGDASVIHSHSSSAGDIIRN